The following proteins come from a genomic window of Pirellulales bacterium:
- the nadC gene encoding carboxylating nicotinate-nucleotide diphosphorylase, with product MRRARRDRRRSGGQSSHPPRAAVLTPARRPRSGRPRNAPGARAAGQSRSNRCRGARGRFATAAARPGPGLRALRPCAGRAAAKTPWALGAFRYPLPIDPQHCHLGRYTERTRRRAGPAPAYRPDLDQAIPVAKDFTPVCWDQQLADSWQALLQLAVREDLARLYDWTSAALVDVETEARAAIVARKAGILAGLPAAIMTLAEYSRSAQFAALVADGAAVQAGQTVAVVSGSARALLAAERVMLNILGHLSGIATLTRRYVDAVAGTGARVYDTRKTTPGYRRLEKYAVRLGGGHNHRTGLFDHLLIKDNHLAVAESQAGGSLTPRQAVVRAQEFMAQMLPEGQRAVIIEIEVDHLTQLIDVLPAGPDIVLLDNMTPDELREAVAIRNRLAPHVELEASGGVRLETVAAIAATGVERISVGALTHSAQWFDVGLDWNPAALAETPGN from the coding sequence ATGCGCCGTGCTCGTCGCGATAGGCGACGATCCGGTGGGCAGTCGTCTCACCCACCTCGGGCAGCAGTTCTAACTCCGGCCAGGCGGCCTCGTTCAGGTCGACCAAGAAACGCGCCTGGCGCGCGGGCAGCCGGTCAAAGTCGATCAAATCGATGCCGCGGCGCCAGAGGTCGATTCGCCACAGCAGCAGCGCGACCAGGGCCAGGGCTACGAGCATTGCGACCGTGCGCTGGTCGTGCCGCTGCAAAAACGCCTTGGGCGCTTGGTGCTTTTCGCTACCCGCTGCCGATCGATCCACAGCACTGCCACCTGGGACGCTACACTGAACGCACTCGACGCAGAGCCGGCCCGGCGCCGGCGTACCGACCCGATCTGGATCAGGCGATTCCCGTGGCGAAGGATTTTACTCCGGTTTGTTGGGATCAACAGCTTGCCGACTCCTGGCAGGCCCTGCTGCAACTGGCCGTTCGCGAGGATCTGGCCCGGTTGTACGACTGGACCTCTGCGGCCCTGGTGGATGTCGAGACCGAAGCCCGCGCCGCAATCGTGGCCCGCAAGGCGGGAATCCTGGCCGGGCTGCCGGCGGCCATCATGACTTTGGCCGAGTACAGCCGGTCGGCCCAGTTCGCAGCCCTCGTCGCCGATGGCGCCGCCGTGCAGGCAGGCCAGACGGTGGCCGTGGTGAGCGGTTCGGCGCGTGCCTTGCTGGCCGCCGAACGCGTCATGTTGAATATCCTCGGCCATCTGTCCGGCATCGCCACGCTGACGCGGCGCTATGTCGACGCCGTGGCTGGAACCGGCGCGCGCGTCTACGACACCCGCAAGACGACGCCCGGCTATCGCCGTTTGGAAAAATACGCCGTGCGGCTGGGCGGGGGCCACAATCATCGCACTGGGTTGTTCGATCATCTGCTAATCAAAGACAACCATCTGGCCGTGGCCGAGTCGCAGGCGGGTGGCTCACTTACGCCGCGCCAGGCCGTCGTCCGCGCGCAGGAATTCATGGCCCAAATGCTGCCCGAGGGCCAGCGCGCCGTGATCATCGAGATTGAAGTCGATCATCTCACACAACTGATCGACGTGCTGCCGGCCGGTCCAGATATCGTGCTGCTGGACAATATGACACCTGACGAGTTGCGCGAGGCCGTGGCCATTCGCAACCGCCTGGCCCCGCACGTCGAGCTGGAGGCCTCGGGCGGCGTGCGTCTCGAAACGGTGGCCGCGATTGCCGCGACGGGGGTCGAGCGGATCAGCGTGGGGGCCCTGACTCATTCGGCCCAATGGTTCGACGTCGGCCTCGACTGGAACCCCGCTGCACTCGCCGAAACGCCGGGCAATTGA
- a CDS encoding helix-hairpin-helix domain-containing protein: MVDLNEAAWPELELLPEVGETTAHRIVAYRDEHGAFTSIEQLLDIDGIGPATLDKMRPYLLPLDDDPAEAASPSSK; encoded by the coding sequence TTGGTCGACCTGAACGAGGCCGCCTGGCCGGAGTTAGAACTGCTGCCCGAGGTGGGTGAGACGACTGCCCACCGGATCGTCGCCTATCGCGACGAGCACGGCGCATTCACATCCATCGAGCAATTACTCGATATCGACGGCATTGGCCCAGCGACGCTGGACAAGATGCGGCCCTACTTGTTGCCGCTGGACGATGACCCGGCCGAGGCGGCGTCTCCCAGCTCGAAGTGA
- a CDS encoding FKBP-type peptidyl-prolyl cis-trans isomerase: protein MPTLTRSTWLALALGLASLLDGTGLRADDAPAEGTPKPEGTLARSSYAMGREFGENFRNQFIEIDLQALYQGIADGLKNNPSPLSAEEAQAALKELSALLQQQYTARRQKLAEANKRAGADFLLDNGKQEGVVILASGLQYKVVRVGKGEKPAITDRVALHYRGTLLDGTEFDSSYKRGEPQHLNVATAIRAWNEALPLMSSGSKWILYVPPELAYGEKGSGEKIPPNATLVFEIELLGID, encoded by the coding sequence ATGCCAACTCTCACCCGATCTACCTGGCTGGCCCTCGCCCTGGGCCTGGCGAGCCTGCTTGACGGCACCGGCCTCCGCGCCGACGACGCGCCAGCCGAGGGGACTCCCAAACCGGAAGGCACCCTGGCACGCTCGAGCTATGCAATGGGCCGCGAGTTCGGCGAGAATTTTCGCAATCAGTTCATTGAAATTGACTTGCAGGCCCTGTACCAGGGCATTGCCGATGGGCTCAAGAATAACCCCTCGCCGCTCTCGGCCGAGGAGGCGCAAGCGGCGCTTAAGGAGCTCTCCGCGTTGCTGCAGCAGCAATACACGGCGCGCCGGCAAAAACTCGCCGAGGCAAACAAACGCGCCGGCGCCGACTTTTTGCTCGACAATGGCAAGCAAGAAGGCGTCGTGATCCTCGCCAGCGGGCTGCAGTACAAGGTGGTCCGCGTGGGCAAAGGCGAGAAACCCGCGATCACGGACCGCGTCGCGCTGCACTATCGTGGAACGCTGCTCGATGGAACCGAATTCGACAGCTCTTACAAGCGCGGCGAGCCCCAGCACTTGAATGTCGCCACGGCCATTCGCGCCTGGAACGAGGCCTTGCCGCTGATGTCCTCCGGCTCGAAGTGGATCTTGTACGTGCCGCCGGAACTGGCCTACGGCGAAAAGGGGAGCGGCGAAAAAATCCCGCCGAACGCGACGCTGGTGTTCGAGATCGAGCTGCTGGGGATCGATTAG
- the uvrB gene encoding excinuclease ABC subunit UvrB: MSIIPGLGDVSGRWSEPRHRRHRPSRRAPQEPRDVEFELAAPFAPAGDQPQAIEALSQGLSTGRRHQVLMGVTGSGKTFTMANVIRRLNRPTLVLSHNKTLAAQLYAEFKEFFPRNAVHYFVSYYDYYQPEAYIPQRDIYIEKDASINENIDRLRLATTSALVSRRDVIVVASVSCIYGLGSPEDYRSMMVGLERGGSADRDGVLMKLVEIQYDRNDVEFARGKFRVRGDCVELWPSYEEFAVRIEFWGDEIEQLSIINPTSGEVISHQDELFIYPAKHFVMPEERIHAAVNSIKEELVARLQEFKDQGKLLEAQRLEARTRFDIEMLMEVGYCPGIENYSRPLSGRPAGSTPDTLFNFFPDDYLLIVDESHVTVPQVRGMYAGDYSRKRTLVDHGFRLPSALDNRPLRFEEFQAKIRQVVYVSATPGPYELEQTGGEVVEQVIRPTGLLDPEIEIHPARGQVPHLLEQIRARAAVSERVLVTTLTKRLAEDLSYYLTEKGVKCKWLHSELDAFERVELLRDLREGRFEALVGVNLLREGLDLPEVSMVAILDADKEGFLRSETSLIQTIGRAARHVNARVVLYADTMTESMSRAVGETRRRRELQIAYNTEHGITPESIRKHIRAGIEAVAAAHSSANAAAGRTDEVQYVTEEYIVELQEEMLSAAQSLEFEKAAALRDRIEQLRASLGKRLDEVKIESATRAKRGRRGRGPTGNRVPKPNKGV, from the coding sequence ATGTCTATAATTCCCGGTTTGGGCGATGTGTCCGGCAGGTGGTCGGAGCCGCGTCACCGGAGACATCGCCCCAGCCGCAGGGCCCCCCAGGAGCCAAGGGACGTGGAATTCGAACTCGCTGCACCGTTCGCCCCGGCCGGGGATCAGCCGCAGGCGATCGAGGCCCTGTCTCAGGGCCTGTCCACCGGGCGCAGGCACCAGGTGCTGATGGGCGTCACCGGTTCGGGCAAGACGTTTACGATGGCCAACGTCATTCGCCGGCTGAACCGCCCGACGCTAGTGCTCTCGCATAACAAGACGCTCGCGGCGCAGCTCTACGCCGAGTTCAAGGAGTTCTTTCCCCGCAACGCCGTCCACTACTTCGTCAGCTACTACGACTATTACCAGCCCGAGGCGTACATCCCGCAGCGCGACATCTACATCGAAAAAGATGCGTCGATCAATGAGAACATCGATCGGTTGCGCCTGGCGACGACCAGCGCGCTGGTCAGCCGGCGCGACGTGATCGTCGTGGCCAGTGTGTCGTGCATCTACGGCTTGGGATCGCCGGAGGATTATCGCTCGATGATGGTTGGCCTCGAACGAGGCGGATCGGCCGATCGCGACGGCGTATTGATGAAGCTGGTCGAAATCCAGTACGACCGCAACGACGTGGAATTCGCCCGGGGCAAGTTCCGCGTGCGCGGCGATTGCGTCGAATTGTGGCCGAGCTACGAAGAGTTCGCCGTGCGGATCGAATTCTGGGGCGACGAGATCGAGCAGCTTTCGATCATCAATCCGACCAGCGGCGAGGTGATCTCGCACCAGGACGAGTTGTTCATCTACCCGGCCAAGCACTTCGTGATGCCGGAAGAGCGCATTCACGCGGCCGTCAATTCGATCAAGGAGGAACTCGTCGCCCGGCTGCAGGAATTCAAGGACCAGGGCAAGCTGCTCGAAGCCCAGCGGCTCGAGGCGCGCACGCGCTTCGATATCGAGATGCTGATGGAGGTGGGCTATTGCCCGGGCATCGAGAACTACAGCCGCCCGCTGAGCGGCCGGCCGGCGGGTTCGACGCCCGATACGCTGTTCAACTTCTTTCCCGACGATTACCTGCTGATCGTCGACGAATCGCACGTCACGGTGCCGCAGGTGCGTGGGATGTACGCCGGCGACTACAGCCGCAAGCGGACGCTCGTCGATCACGGCTTCCGGCTGCCGAGCGCGCTGGACAATCGCCCGCTGCGATTCGAGGAGTTTCAGGCGAAGATCCGGCAAGTGGTCTATGTCTCGGCCACGCCGGGGCCTTACGAACTCGAGCAAACCGGCGGCGAGGTGGTCGAACAGGTGATCCGGCCGACGGGGCTGCTCGATCCGGAGATCGAGATCCACCCCGCGCGCGGGCAGGTGCCGCACTTGCTCGAACAGATTCGCGCCCGCGCCGCCGTGAGCGAACGAGTGCTCGTGACAACGCTGACCAAGCGCTTGGCCGAAGACTTGTCGTACTATCTCACGGAAAAAGGCGTGAAGTGCAAGTGGCTGCACAGCGAACTCGACGCCTTCGAACGCGTCGAACTGCTGCGCGATCTGCGCGAAGGACGGTTCGAGGCCCTCGTGGGCGTGAACCTGTTGCGCGAAGGTCTCGACCTGCCCGAAGTTTCCATGGTGGCGATTCTCGACGCCGACAAGGAGGGGTTCCTGCGCAGCGAGACCTCGTTGATTCAGACCATCGGCCGCGCGGCACGGCACGTCAATGCCCGAGTGGTGCTGTATGCCGACACGATGACCGAGTCGATGTCGCGGGCCGTGGGCGAGACGCGCCGCCGCCGCGAATTGCAAATCGCCTATAACACCGAGCACGGCATCACGCCCGAGTCGATTCGCAAGCACATTCGGGCCGGCATCGAGGCCGTGGCCGCGGCCCATTCGTCGGCCAACGCGGCGGCCGGGCGGACCGACGAGGTGCAATATGTGACCGAGGAGTACATCGTCGAACTGCAAGAAGAGATGCTGTCGGCGGCGCAATCGCTCGAATTCGAAAAGGCCGCGGCCTTGCGCGATCGAATCGAGCAGCTTCGCGCGTCGCTGGGCAAGCGGTTGGACGAGGTGAAGATCGAATCGGCCACCCGGGCGAAGCGCGGCCGCCGCGGCCGAGGGCCGACCGGTAACCGCGTACCCAAGCCGAACAAGGGCGTGTAG
- a CDS encoding sigma-70 family RNA polymerase sigma factor, translated as MVDDSQPRGSTFRELPCEESKGCPPAAGQHPDSQDFPDTFAPPAAALIEQLVAEHLAPVYRYAYRLTGSTVDAEDLTQQTFLVAQEKLGQLREVEAARAWLLTILRHAYLRRGRRRAPFNASSIELNLDAIPEDRPEETPLDEARLQQALNELPDDFKLVVLMFYFEDCSYREIAERLELPIGTVMSRLSRAKSHLRTKLLELELHAGR; from the coding sequence ATGGTTGACGATTCGCAGCCTCGCGGCAGCACATTCCGGGAACTCCCTTGCGAGGAGTCGAAGGGGTGTCCGCCTGCTGCAGGGCAGCACCCGGACTCGCAAGATTTTCCGGACACGTTCGCGCCGCCTGCCGCCGCGTTGATCGAGCAGTTGGTGGCTGAACATTTGGCGCCGGTTTATCGCTATGCCTACCGCTTGACCGGCAGCACGGTCGACGCGGAAGACCTGACCCAGCAGACGTTTTTGGTCGCGCAGGAAAAGCTGGGTCAGCTTCGCGAAGTGGAGGCTGCGCGCGCCTGGTTGCTGACGATCCTGCGGCACGCCTACCTGCGGCGCGGGAGACGCCGCGCCCCGTTCAACGCCAGTTCCATCGAATTAAATCTCGACGCGATTCCTGAGGATCGTCCCGAGGAGACGCCGCTCGACGAGGCCCGCTTGCAGCAGGCACTCAACGAGTTGCCGGACGACTTCAAGCTGGTCGTGTTGATGTTCTATTTCGAGGATTGTTCGTATCGAGAAATTGCCGAGCGGCTGGAATTGCCGATCGGGACCGTGATGAGCCGGTTGTCACGCGCCAAGAGCCATCTGCGGACAAAACTGTTAGAGCTCGAACTGCATGCAGGACGCTGA
- a CDS encoding amidohydrolase family protein: protein MQFDALLFDTLTPARLTIEAGQIAAIATRARTRGDDQLPVVAPGFVDLQVNGLLGHEFSSPELTVDQVAAIGQAIYAHGVTRFLPTLTTQSFDVLAHGMRTVARACEERPEIARQMVGIHLEGPYISQEDGPRGAHPLAHCRPPCWDEFARLQTAAMGRIRLLTLSPEYEGAIPLIRRCVDSGVTVAIGHTAATGAQIRAAVDAGARLSTHLGNGAHRALRRHPNYLWDQLAEDRLTASLIVDGHHLPPEVVRVFVRAKGPERIVLVSDLSGLAGLPPGRYTSMDGELEILADGRLVIAGQDQLLAGASRPIGAGIAGVMQMAGVDLPTAIAMATSQPAALVGLPVQGLATGEPADLALFRLPNATVAAPGLPIAATIAAGHCVFGAVGS, encoded by the coding sequence ATGCAGTTCGACGCCCTGTTGTTCGACACGTTGACCCCGGCGCGGCTGACGATCGAGGCTGGGCAGATCGCAGCCATCGCAACGCGCGCTCGCACGCGCGGCGACGACCAGTTGCCCGTGGTTGCTCCCGGCTTTGTCGACCTCCAGGTCAATGGCCTGTTGGGACACGAGTTCAGTTCTCCCGAACTGACGGTTGATCAGGTCGCCGCCATCGGCCAGGCGATCTATGCCCACGGCGTCACGAGATTCTTGCCGACGCTGACGACGCAGTCGTTCGACGTGCTCGCGCACGGTATGCGCACCGTGGCCCGCGCGTGCGAAGAGCGTCCCGAGATAGCCCGCCAAATGGTTGGGATCCATCTCGAGGGCCCATATATCTCTCAAGAAGACGGCCCACGTGGGGCTCACCCGCTGGCGCATTGCCGACCGCCTTGCTGGGACGAGTTCGCACGACTGCAAACCGCCGCGATGGGTCGGATTCGCTTGCTGACTTTGTCGCCCGAGTACGAAGGCGCGATTCCCTTGATCCGCCGGTGCGTCGACAGCGGCGTGACCGTGGCCATCGGCCACACGGCGGCGACGGGCGCTCAGATTCGGGCCGCGGTCGACGCGGGCGCGCGCCTCAGCACGCATCTGGGCAACGGCGCCCACCGCGCGTTGCGGCGCCATCCCAACTATCTCTGGGACCAACTGGCCGAGGACCGGCTGACCGCGAGCCTGATCGTCGACGGTCATCACCTTCCCCCGGAGGTCGTGCGCGTATTCGTGCGGGCCAAGGGGCCCGAACGCATTGTGTTGGTCAGCGATTTGTCGGGCCTGGCAGGTCTGCCGCCGGGACGCTACACGAGCATGGATGGCGAGCTGGAGATTCTCGCCGACGGCCGGCTGGTGATTGCCGGCCAGGATCAGTTGCTTGCCGGCGCATCGCGCCCGATCGGCGCAGGCATTGCCGGAGTGATGCAAATGGCAGGTGTCGATCTGCCGACTGCGATCGCGATGGCGACCTCGCAACCGGCCGCCTTGGTGGGGCTGCCCGTACAGGGCCTTGCGACCGGCGAGCCGGCTGACCTGGCGTTGTTCCGCTTGCCGAACGCAACGGTTGCAGCGCCTGGGTTGCCAATCGCCGCGACGATCGCCGCGGGCCACTGCGTCTTTGGCGCCGTCGGTTCCTGA